A portion of the Algisphaera agarilytica genome contains these proteins:
- the gluQRS gene encoding tRNA glutamyl-Q(34) synthetase GluQRS: protein MTDRVTRLAPSPTGALHLGNMRTFLINWAAARQNGWAIVMRIEDLDGPRVKPEASQQAIDILDWLGMDWDGEAIFQSHDLSRYEEALGALSRKRLTYRCPATRSEILAAASAPHVDDHEQRYPGLYRPENRPADAPPIPEEADTAIRVIVPEGEITFVDELHGPQAVDVQQQVGDFIVQTKAGLPSYQLAVVVDDDHQGVTDIVRGDDLLRSTARQVFLQDALGLSPRPRYYHVPLVLGEDGHRLAKRHGDTRTAMYREQGVRPERIVGLLAWWCGLTDTREELAADEFLRTFDWAKLSPDPIIFTPDDHQWLMQNT, encoded by the coding sequence ATGACTGACCGCGTCACACGACTGGCCCCCTCGCCCACCGGGGCGCTGCACCTGGGCAACATGCGCACGTTCCTGATCAACTGGGCCGCCGCCCGGCAGAACGGCTGGGCCATCGTCATGCGCATCGAAGACCTCGACGGCCCACGGGTCAAACCCGAGGCCTCGCAGCAGGCCATCGACATCCTCGACTGGTTGGGGATGGATTGGGACGGTGAGGCGATTTTCCAATCCCACGACCTGTCTCGCTATGAAGAAGCTTTAGGAGCGCTAAGCCGTAAGCGGCTGACCTACCGCTGTCCCGCGACGCGCAGCGAGATTCTTGCTGCGGCCTCAGCCCCCCACGTCGACGACCACGAGCAGCGCTACCCCGGGCTCTACCGGCCGGAGAACCGCCCCGCCGACGCCCCGCCGATCCCCGAGGAAGCCGACACCGCGATACGTGTGATCGTCCCCGAGGGCGAGATCACATTTGTCGACGAGCTGCACGGCCCTCAGGCTGTGGATGTTCAGCAACAGGTCGGCGACTTCATTGTCCAGACCAAAGCGGGCCTGCCGTCCTACCAACTCGCCGTGGTGGTCGACGACGACCACCAAGGCGTGACCGACATCGTCCGCGGCGACGACCTGCTGCGTTCCACGGCCCGTCAGGTCTTTCTCCAGGACGCACTGGGCTTGTCGCCCCGCCCCCGCTACTACCATGTCCCGCTCGTGCTCGGCGAAGACGGGCACCGCCTGGCCAAACGACACGGCGACACCCGTACCGCGATGTACCGCGAACAGGGCGTCCGCCCCGAGCGGATCGTCGGCCTGCTCGCGTGGTGGTGCGGACTCACCGACACCCGCGAAGAACTTGCCGCCGACGAATTCCTCCGCACGTTCGACTGGGCCAAACTCTCTCCCGACCCCATTATCTTTACCCCGGATGACCACCAATGGCTGATGCAAAACACCTGA
- the purN gene encoding phosphoribosylglycinamide formyltransferase, whose product MASDDSSPKPLPIAVLLSGGGTTMLNLAKQIEAGTLNAQIKLVVASNDTSAAKGIERAEGLGLPCPVIRRKGHDDTAAFSQAIFDRVREAGCELVCLAGFLSLLSIPEDFEGRVMNIHPSLLPAFGGKGMHGRHVHEAVLNAGAKVSGCTVHIADNTYDTGPILVQKTCPVLPGDDADALAARVFEQECLAYPEAVAAFAEGRVKFHDGIAVVE is encoded by the coding sequence ATGGCAAGCGACGACTCATCTCCGAAACCCCTGCCGATCGCGGTCCTGCTCAGCGGCGGCGGCACGACCATGCTCAACCTCGCCAAGCAGATCGAGGCGGGCACGCTCAACGCGCAGATCAAACTCGTCGTCGCATCGAACGACACCTCGGCGGCCAAGGGGATAGAGCGAGCCGAGGGGTTGGGCCTGCCGTGCCCGGTGATCCGCCGGAAGGGCCACGACGACACCGCGGCGTTTTCACAAGCGATTTTCGACCGGGTGCGTGAAGCGGGGTGTGAACTTGTGTGTCTGGCCGGTTTTCTGAGTCTGCTTTCGATCCCCGAAGACTTCGAGGGCCGGGTGATGAACATCCACCCGTCGCTGCTGCCCGCGTTCGGCGGCAAGGGCATGCACGGCCGACACGTCCACGAAGCCGTGCTCAATGCCGGGGCCAAGGTCTCGGGCTGCACGGTTCATATCGCAGACAACACCTACGACACCGGCCCGATCCTGGTGCAGAAGACCTGCCCGGTGCTGCCCGGGGACGACGCGGACGCGCTGGCAGCGCGGGTGTTCGAGCAGGAGTGTTTGGCGTACCCCGAAGCGGTCGCGGCGTTTGCCGAGGGAAGGGTGAAGTTCCACGACGGGATCGCGGTGGTGGAGTGA
- the gmd gene encoding GDP-mannose 4,6-dehydratase, producing the protein MANESKCALITGITGQDGSYLAEFLLEKGYDVHGIIRRASTFNTDRIDHIYTDPHDDGPSLKLHYADLTDANSLYKVLRAAKPTEVYNLGAQSHVRVSFDQPIYTAEATGAGTINLLEAVRQYQDEFETQVRYYQASTSEMFGGMPETAPQSEETPFHPRSPYGVAKLYGHWITINYRESYDMHASCGILFNHESPRRGETFVTRKITRAVGRIKHGLQDKLFMGNLDAKRDWGFAGDYVEQMWLMLQQDTPDDYVVATGETHTVRQFCERAFGRVGLDYNDYVEIDPRYYRPAEVDLLWGDPSKAKRQLGWEPRVTFEGLVDMMVDADMELAAREKTLIDAGHEVAGVEGVRH; encoded by the coding sequence TTGGCTAATGAATCTAAATGCGCCCTGATCACCGGGATTACCGGCCAGGATGGCTCGTATCTTGCCGAATTTTTGCTCGAAAAGGGCTACGACGTCCACGGCATCATCCGTCGGGCTTCGACGTTCAACACCGACCGGATCGACCACATCTACACCGACCCGCACGACGACGGGCCCAGCCTGAAGCTGCACTACGCCGACCTCACCGACGCCAACAGCCTGTACAAGGTCCTGCGGGCCGCCAAGCCCACCGAGGTGTACAACCTGGGTGCCCAGAGCCACGTCCGCGTGAGCTTCGACCAGCCGATCTACACCGCCGAGGCCACCGGGGCCGGCACGATCAACCTGCTCGAGGCCGTCCGCCAGTACCAGGACGAATTCGAGACCCAGGTCCGCTACTACCAGGCGTCGACCTCCGAGATGTTCGGCGGCATGCCCGAGACCGCGCCCCAGTCCGAAGAGACCCCGTTCCACCCGCGTTCGCCCTACGGCGTCGCCAAGCTCTACGGCCACTGGATCACGATCAACTACCGCGAGTCGTACGACATGCACGCCTCCTGCGGCATCCTGTTCAACCACGAGTCGCCCCGCCGCGGCGAAACCTTCGTCACCCGAAAGATCACCCGCGCCGTCGGCCGGATCAAGCACGGCCTGCAAGACAAGCTGTTCATGGGCAACCTCGACGCCAAGCGCGACTGGGGCTTTGCTGGCGACTACGTCGAGCAGATGTGGCTCATGCTGCAGCAGGACACCCCGGATGACTACGTCGTCGCCACCGGCGAAACGCACACCGTCCGCCAGTTCTGCGAGCGTGCGTTCGGACGTGTCGGCCTGGACTACAACGACTACGTCGAGATCGACCCCCGCTACTACCGGCCCGCCGAGGTCGATCTGCTCTGGGGCGACCCGAGCAAGGCCAAGCGTCAGCTCGGCTGGGAGCCGCGTGTCACCTTCGAAGGCCTGGTCGACATGATGGTCGACGCCGACATGGAGCTGGCCGCTCGCGAGAAGACCCTGATCGACGCGGGCCATGAAGTTGCGGGCGTTGAAGGCGTGAGGCACTAA
- a CDS encoding HAD family hydrolase translates to MPRTMLLFDIDGTLVDTGGSGLRVLHDTAAELFDGQLSFEGIDTAGRLDPSLFAEAARKSGFDPGPSDHDRLRDAYIEALDRVLASVDTQLRSLPGTLDLMAELAQLVADRNGDAPVLGCLTGNYGGAARVKLRAAGFDPGLFTVSVFGDEAPTRPGLTEIALQRYEAEHCHAPDPARVVVIGDTPHDIDCAHAHGCVALAVATGRFDRQQLTEAGADIVADDLSDASVVLDLIR, encoded by the coding sequence ATGCCCCGCACCATGCTGTTGTTCGACATCGACGGGACGCTTGTGGACACCGGCGGGTCTGGATTGCGGGTGCTACACGACACTGCGGCGGAACTGTTCGACGGCCAACTCTCGTTCGAAGGCATCGACACCGCGGGACGGCTCGACCCCTCGCTTTTCGCCGAGGCGGCACGGAAGAGCGGATTTGATCCGGGGCCGAGCGATCATGACCGGCTGCGGGACGCGTACATCGAAGCACTCGACAGGGTTCTGGCATCCGTGGATACCCAACTCCGCTCGCTCCCGGGCACCCTCGACCTGATGGCCGAGCTTGCCCAGCTTGTAGCGGACCGTAACGGCGACGCCCCGGTGCTCGGCTGCCTCACGGGCAACTACGGCGGGGCGGCTCGGGTGAAACTCCGGGCGGCCGGGTTCGACCCTGGGTTATTCACGGTTTCGGTCTTTGGCGATGAGGCCCCGACCCGCCCGGGCCTCACGGAGATTGCTCTGCAGCGCTACGAGGCAGAACACTGCCACGCGCCCGACCCGGCTCGGGTGGTGGTCATCGGCGATACGCCTCACGATATTGACTGTGCCCACGCCCACGGCTGCGTCGCGCTCGCGGTGGCGACGGGGCGGTTTGATCGGCAGCAACTCACCGAGGCTGGGGCCGACATCGTGGCCGACGACCTGTCGGATGCTTCGGTGGTGCTGGACCTGATTCGTTAG
- a CDS encoding PP2C family protein-serine/threonine phosphatase, with translation MLGSTLLVVADTEDGGVRGLAAAQALIEALGENERPTLQTVNALAVISGEFELTGRMLAWVWLESADADSHEFALCSEFQEKNIPVLVSRSGMSEPLGTALDNGVVACPMDASTPEVKLVISGLSAQMSTVHALSIESRMLQAQSKGMAGQFDKIDEELRMAVKIQREFLPKQLPDLDGVGFDVMWRPASYVSGDIYDVERLDEHHVGVFIADAVGHGVPAALVSIFIKQSIQTRQITPGIGPGYRILPPGEALSTLNKAMIELDAGSASLGTAAYGVIDTRTQRLTIARAGHPAPLLLRGDGQTQWLEPDGAMLGIFEEEVFEELVIDLEDGDRFLLYSDGFEVAFPGRGEKGRLANEHYTKEFEGLRKGSGQQALDFLQSRLDLQSGSLNQRDDLTVICTSVTANADVVAQRAAMDAVDARSVA, from the coding sequence ATGCTCGGATCAACCTTACTGGTCGTGGCGGATACGGAAGACGGCGGCGTGCGAGGACTGGCCGCGGCCCAGGCGTTGATCGAGGCGCTGGGCGAAAACGAACGGCCGACCCTTCAGACCGTGAACGCGTTGGCCGTGATCTCCGGCGAATTCGAGCTTACCGGGCGGATGCTGGCGTGGGTCTGGCTCGAAAGCGCAGACGCCGACTCGCACGAGTTTGCGCTCTGCTCAGAGTTTCAAGAGAAGAACATCCCGGTGTTGGTCTCTCGGTCCGGCATGAGCGAACCGCTGGGAACCGCGCTGGACAACGGCGTGGTGGCGTGTCCCATGGATGCGTCTACGCCAGAGGTCAAGCTGGTCATCTCCGGCCTGAGCGCCCAGATGTCGACCGTCCACGCGCTATCGATCGAATCCCGCATGCTGCAAGCCCAGAGCAAGGGCATGGCTGGGCAGTTCGACAAGATCGACGAAGAACTGCGGATGGCGGTGAAGATCCAGCGTGAATTCCTCCCCAAGCAGCTCCCGGACCTCGATGGCGTGGGGTTCGATGTGATGTGGCGTCCCGCGTCTTACGTCAGCGGCGATATCTACGACGTGGAGCGTCTGGATGAGCACCACGTGGGCGTATTCATCGCCGACGCGGTCGGGCACGGCGTTCCCGCGGCGCTGGTTTCGATCTTTATCAAGCAGTCGATCCAGACCCGTCAGATCACGCCCGGCATCGGCCCGGGTTACCGCATCTTGCCCCCCGGCGAAGCGCTTTCCACGCTCAACAAAGCCATGATCGAACTTGACGCGGGCAGCGCCAGCCTCGGCACTGCGGCCTACGGCGTCATTGACACGCGGACCCAACGTCTGACCATCGCCCGCGCCGGGCACCCCGCCCCGCTGCTGCTTCGCGGCGACGGCCAGACCCAATGGCTTGAACCCGACGGCGCGATGCTGGGGATCTTCGAAGAAGAAGTGTTCGAGGAGCTTGTGATCGACCTGGAAGACGGTGATCGGTTCCTGTTGTATTCAGACGGGTTCGAGGTCGCCTTCCCGGGCCGCGGCGAAAAGGGACGGCTGGCCAACGAGCACTACACCAAAGAGTTTGAGGGCCTCCGCAAGGGGAGCGGCCAACAGGCGTTGGATTTCCTCCAAAGCCGACTCGACCTGCAATCCGGCTCATTGAATCAACGCGATGACCTGACGGTGATCTGCACCAGCGTCACGGCTAACGCGGATGTCGTGGCTCAACGAGCGGCGATGGATGCGGTTGATGCCCGCTCGGTGGCGTAA
- a CDS encoding GDP-L-fucose synthase family protein — protein MIQLKDHRIVVTGGAGFLGRFVVEALKSRGVTDEQIFIPRRKDYDLTQEADVVRLYDDANPDVVIHLAAEVGGIGANQMHPGRFFFANAAMGMHLIEHGRRRGIKKFLQTGTVCAYPKFAPVPFNEQDIWNGFPEETNAPYGVAKKALFVMLDGYKREYGLDSSVVVPVNLYGPHDNFDLETSHVIPALIRKCVEARDNGDANITCWGTGSASREFLFAEDAAEGIVVATESMDDPTPINLGTGNEIKIKDLVELIARLSKFEGDIVWDSTKPDGQPRRCLDTSKAENLMGWKAQVGFEEGLARTIEWFEQHRHEVREVVYG, from the coding sequence ATGATTCAGTTGAAGGACCACCGGATCGTCGTGACCGGCGGGGCGGGCTTCCTCGGACGATTTGTCGTCGAGGCGTTGAAGTCGCGCGGCGTCACAGATGAGCAGATCTTTATCCCACGCCGCAAGGACTACGATCTAACCCAAGAGGCGGACGTCGTGCGGCTGTACGACGACGCCAACCCCGACGTTGTGATCCACCTCGCGGCCGAGGTCGGCGGCATCGGTGCGAACCAGATGCACCCCGGGCGGTTCTTCTTTGCCAACGCCGCGATGGGCATGCACCTGATTGAGCACGGCCGTCGCCGGGGTATCAAGAAGTTCCTGCAGACCGGCACCGTGTGTGCTTACCCCAAGTTCGCCCCGGTCCCGTTCAACGAGCAGGACATCTGGAACGGCTTCCCCGAAGAGACCAACGCGCCCTACGGCGTCGCCAAAAAAGCGCTGTTCGTCATGCTCGACGGCTACAAGCGGGAGTACGGCCTGGACAGCAGCGTCGTCGTCCCGGTCAACCTCTACGGCCCGCACGACAACTTCGACCTCGAAACCAGCCACGTCATCCCCGCGCTGATCCGCAAATGCGTCGAGGCCCGTGACAACGGCGACGCCAACATCACCTGCTGGGGCACCGGTAGCGCTTCGCGTGAGTTCCTGTTTGCTGAGGACGCGGCCGAGGGCATCGTCGTGGCGACCGAGTCGATGGACGACCCCACGCCGATCAACCTCGGCACGGGCAACGAGATCAAGATCAAGGACCTCGTTGAGCTCATCGCCCGCCTGAGCAAGTTCGAAGGCGACATCGTCTGGGACAGCACCAAACCGGATGGCCAACCCCGCCGTTGCCTGGACACCTCCAAGGCCGAGAACCTGATGGGCTGGAAGGCCCAGGTCGGCTTCGAAGAAGGCCTGGCCCGCACCATCGAGTGGTTCGAGCAGCACCGCCACGAGGTCCGCGAAGTCGTTTACGGCTAA
- a CDS encoding DUF192 domain-containing protein, producing the protein MADAKHLNSSRWAFAPAALALVLLALILGGCANDTASGGVQRVEIKGEVFKLELAMDQDSRVQGLSDRDFIAPDGGMLFVFPYEADRTFVMRRCLVPIDIMYLDPKGVVLNTHAMQIEPPGTPEQDLKGYRSEGKSALVIELAGGTVERLGVKKGDQIDLPILELKRRAQ; encoded by the coding sequence ATGGCTGATGCAAAACACCTGAACTCATCCCGATGGGCGTTTGCCCCTGCCGCGCTTGCGCTGGTGCTGCTCGCGTTGATACTTGGAGGCTGCGCCAACGACACGGCCAGCGGCGGGGTGCAGCGGGTCGAGATCAAAGGCGAGGTCTTCAAGCTGGAGCTCGCGATGGATCAGGACAGCCGAGTCCAGGGCCTCAGCGACCGCGATTTCATCGCCCCCGACGGCGGGATGTTGTTTGTGTTTCCCTACGAAGCGGACCGGACGTTTGTGATGCGCCGATGCTTGGTGCCGATCGACATCATGTACCTCGACCCGAAGGGCGTTGTGCTGAACACTCACGCGATGCAGATCGAGCCGCCCGGCACCCCGGAACAAGACCTCAAGGGCTACCGCAGCGAAGGGAAGTCCGCGTTGGTTATCGAATTGGCGGGCGGAACGGTGGAGCGTTTGGGGGTTAAGAAGGGTGATCAGATCGATCTGCCGATCTTGGAGCTTAAGCGCCGGGCTCAGTAA
- a CDS encoding NAD(+)/NADH kinase, with protein sequence MPTRPRILILANMKKEPVLRAIEEFGPWLRERAEVVAVMDTWETRDGFDVEPPECDLTFVLGGDGTFLSQARVMVDRGVPLLGVNFGKVGFLADFEIEDVKAHWDAIASGTCVQTQRVMLDVDVMPMDTPKWDGKDVEPEYSYTAMNDAVITAGPPFRMIEMDLAIEPDVSQRSALTFGGDGIIVATASGSTAYNLSVGGPIVSPGVDAMVVSAIAPQSIAFRPIVFGADCDVWITMNRANEGTTLVIDGQQSTSIQEGQQVRIQRHPNRLQLFQNPNRTYWNTLSHKMHWAVRPSRT encoded by the coding sequence ATGCCCACGCGTCCCCGCATCTTGATTCTGGCGAACATGAAAAAGGAGCCGGTGCTCCGGGCCATCGAGGAGTTCGGCCCGTGGCTGCGAGAACGCGCCGAGGTCGTGGCGGTGATGGACACCTGGGAGACTCGAGACGGATTCGACGTCGAGCCCCCCGAGTGCGACCTGACGTTTGTGCTGGGCGGCGACGGTACGTTCCTGTCCCAAGCCCGGGTGATGGTCGATCGGGGCGTGCCGCTGCTGGGGGTGAACTTCGGCAAGGTCGGCTTCCTCGCGGATTTCGAGATCGAAGACGTCAAGGCCCACTGGGACGCGATCGCTTCGGGCACCTGCGTCCAGACCCAGCGGGTGATGCTCGACGTGGACGTCATGCCCATGGACACGCCCAAGTGGGACGGCAAGGATGTCGAGCCGGAGTATTCGTACACGGCGATGAACGACGCGGTGATCACCGCGGGCCCGCCGTTCCGGATGATCGAGATGGACCTGGCGATCGAGCCAGACGTCTCGCAGCGCTCGGCGCTGACGTTCGGCGGCGACGGGATCATCGTGGCGACGGCCTCGGGGTCCACGGCGTACAACCTCAGCGTGGGCGGGCCGATCGTCTCGCCCGGCGTCGACGCGATGGTCGTCTCGGCGATCGCGCCGCAGTCGATCGCGTTCCGCCCGATCGTGTTTGGGGCGGACTGTGATGTTTGGATCACCATGAACCGGGCGAACGAAGGGACGACGCTGGTGATCGACGGCCAGCAATCGACCAGCATTCAGGAAGGCCAACAGGTCCGAATCCAGCGGCACCCCAACCGCCTACAGTTGTTCCAGAACCCCAACCGCACCTACTGGAACACGCTGTCGCACAAGATGCACTGGGCGGTCCGCCCCAGCCGAACGTAG
- a CDS encoding DUF2934 domain-containing protein, whose protein sequence is MSATKPAARKTTAKKTATKPRAKASASKPKKAAKSKTVAPKKVVEVQAVAEPAEVQPQAPVVTDEQIGKRAYEIWLEKGRPYGQEQANWDQAVAELRG, encoded by the coding sequence ATGAGCGCCACCAAACCCGCAGCACGCAAGACGACCGCCAAGAAAACCGCCACGAAGCCCCGCGCTAAGGCCTCGGCATCCAAGCCCAAGAAGGCTGCGAAGTCGAAAACGGTGGCTCCCAAGAAGGTGGTCGAGGTCCAAGCGGTCGCCGAGCCCGCCGAGGTTCAGCCCCAGGCCCCGGTCGTCACCGATGAGCAGATCGGGAAGCGGGCCTACGAGATCTGGCTTGAAAAAGGCCGACCCTACGGCCAGGAACAGGCCAACTGGGATCAGGCCGTCGCCGAACTCCGCGGCTGA
- the bcp gene encoding thioredoxin-dependent thiol peroxidase: MSELIEIRQTAPAFNLKDQDDQSHRLSSSKGKWVVLYFYPKDSTPGCTKEACAFRDAAADLQKAGAVVFGVSPDDVKSHAKFAAKQELNFPLLADPDQAICTKYGVWQEKSMYGKKYMGVVRTTYLIDPKGKVAHRWDKVKVPGHVEAVLEALEEHTK, from the coding sequence ATGTCAGAACTCATCGAAATCCGGCAGACCGCCCCGGCATTCAATCTCAAGGACCAGGATGACCAATCCCACCGGCTTTCGAGCTCTAAGGGAAAATGGGTAGTTCTCTATTTCTACCCCAAGGACAGCACCCCGGGCTGTACCAAAGAAGCCTGTGCGTTCAGAGATGCCGCTGCGGACTTGCAGAAGGCCGGGGCCGTCGTATTCGGCGTCAGCCCGGACGATGTGAAGTCCCACGCGAAGTTCGCCGCCAAGCAGGAATTGAACTTCCCACTCCTGGCCGATCCCGATCAGGCCATCTGTACCAAATATGGCGTCTGGCAGGAAAAATCCATGTACGGCAAGAAGTACATGGGCGTGGTCCGAACCACCTACCTCATCGACCCCAAAGGCAAAGTCGCTCACCGCTGGGACAAGGTGAAAGTGCCCGGCCACGTCGAGGCGGTTCTCGAAGCTCTCGAAGAACACACTAAGTAA
- a CDS encoding HD-GYP domain-containing protein, protein MISDTSEPARQQESGTPGEPQAVLQQIEEIAHLAAQINRESESAATASLQQYKQLRVLEQVIDGLAVHTDNDELLADAMEQVAMMTGSAEVWVVEATEAGALGMVHMLGEVVVGESDLPLEIAALCESVFYQQPHPSRLRMTLADGKTATAMPILMHQRFFGSLVFTTSGASPISDELRDRLLHSILRYVAISLENRHFIESLNEMIVEVVCGFSLAIESRDSYTGGHVQRVTAYAVALAQALGMSDEDQSIVRLGGLLHDIGKVAIPDDILNKAEKLTPEEFDIIKVHPVVGHEILKRIPHLDRANQIVRHHHERWDGQGYPDKLAGQQIPVLSRVLAIADSYDAMTSDRSYRETKTHEEAMDEIRQCAGTQFDPEMAEVFCRFSEPTLAKAGEIMHEWIQSKDHSNGLSIDQLIAMKKPRLPQVI, encoded by the coding sequence ATGATTTCAGACACGAGTGAGCCCGCGCGGCAACAGGAATCCGGAACGCCCGGAGAGCCGCAGGCCGTATTGCAACAGATCGAAGAGATCGCGCATCTTGCGGCGCAGATCAACCGCGAGAGCGAATCCGCGGCGACGGCCTCGCTGCAGCAGTACAAGCAGCTGCGGGTTCTTGAGCAGGTCATCGATGGCTTGGCCGTGCATACCGATAACGATGAACTCCTCGCCGACGCGATGGAACAGGTTGCGATGATGACCGGCAGCGCCGAGGTCTGGGTCGTTGAGGCCACCGAAGCCGGTGCGCTGGGCATGGTGCACATGCTGGGTGAAGTCGTGGTGGGCGAGTCAGATCTGCCGCTCGAGATCGCGGCATTGTGTGAGAGCGTGTTCTATCAGCAGCCCCATCCCAGTCGGCTCAGGATGACGCTGGCCGACGGCAAGACCGCCACCGCGATGCCGATCCTGATGCACCAGAGGTTCTTCGGCAGCCTGGTTTTCACCACCTCGGGGGCTTCGCCCATCAGCGATGAGCTGCGCGACCGACTCCTGCATTCGATCCTGCGTTACGTGGCGATCTCGCTGGAGAACCGCCACTTCATCGAGTCGCTCAACGAGATGATCGTTGAAGTGGTATGCGGTTTTTCCTTGGCGATCGAATCGCGTGATTCCTACACCGGCGGCCATGTCCAACGTGTGACCGCTTACGCCGTGGCGCTCGCTCAGGCCTTGGGGATGAGCGATGAAGACCAATCGATCGTTCGCCTCGGCGGGCTCCTGCACGACATCGGCAAGGTCGCGATCCCCGACGACATCCTGAACAAGGCCGAGAAGCTCACCCCCGAAGAGTTCGACATCATCAAGGTCCACCCCGTGGTCGGCCACGAAATCCTCAAGCGCATCCCCCACCTGGACCGTGCGAACCAGATCGTCCGCCACCACCACGAGCGATGGGACGGCCAGGGCTATCCCGACAAACTGGCCGGGCAACAGATTCCCGTGCTTTCCCGGGTGTTAGCGATCGCCGACTCCTACGACGCGATGACCAGTGACCGGTCGTACCGCGAAACCAAAACGCACGAAGAGGCGATGGACGAGATCCGCCAGTGTGCGGGGACTCAATTCGACCCCGAGATGGCCGAGGTGTTCTGCCGGTTCAGTGAACCGACCCTCGCCAAGGCTGGGGAGATCATGCACGAGTGGATTCAATCGAAAGACCACAGCAACGGGCTCTCGATCGATCAACTGATCGCGATGAAGAAGCCGCGTCTGCCCCAGGTGATCTGA
- a CDS encoding MDR/zinc-dependent alcohol dehydrogenase-like family protein, translating to MQALVFDGTQPILEPRRDEPVAPPGECLIRPTRLGICSTDLEICRGYMGFTGVLGHEFVGVVEVVAEKKHADWIGKRVVGNINCVRSICDLCKAGLRDHARDRSVLGIFERDGCFSDLFALPVENLYEVPDNVSDDHAVFTEPLAAAFQILRQLTVEGRPFITVLGDGRLGLLVAQVVNQLNATVRVVGKHEDKLARCEKWGIKHRLLGDVGLRQDQDIVIDCTGSPRGLETAMQMVRPRGTIVMKTTTTPPAQDEPHIDLSPLVIHEINLIGSRCGPFPDALEALSAQTIDVDSLISKRMKLADGVAALKAATRSDTIKILLEP from the coding sequence ATGCAAGCCCTCGTCTTCGACGGAACTCAGCCGATTCTCGAACCCCGCCGCGACGAACCCGTTGCGCCGCCGGGCGAGTGTCTGATCCGCCCAACTCGGCTGGGCATCTGCTCGACCGATCTGGAGATCTGCCGCGGCTACATGGGGTTCACCGGCGTACTGGGCCACGAGTTTGTGGGCGTGGTCGAAGTCGTCGCCGAGAAGAAGCACGCCGACTGGATCGGCAAGCGGGTGGTGGGCAACATCAACTGCGTGCGTTCGATCTGCGACCTCTGCAAGGCGGGGCTCCGCGATCACGCTCGGGACCGCAGCGTGCTGGGCATCTTCGAGCGGGACGGGTGTTTTTCTGATTTGTTCGCGTTGCCGGTCGAGAACCTTTACGAGGTGCCGGACAATGTCAGCGACGACCACGCGGTGTTCACCGAGCCGTTGGCGGCGGCGTTCCAGATTCTGCGTCAGCTCACCGTTGAAGGCCGGCCGTTCATCACCGTGCTCGGTGACGGTCGGCTGGGGTTGCTGGTCGCCCAGGTCGTGAACCAGCTCAACGCCACCGTCCGCGTCGTGGGTAAACACGAAGACAAGCTCGCCCGCTGTGAAAAGTGGGGTATCAAGCACCGCCTGCTCGGCGACGTCGGATTGCGTCAAGACCAGGACATCGTGATCGATTGCACGGGTTCGCCCCGCGGCCTCGAGACGGCCATGCAGATGGTGCGTCCACGCGGTACGATCGTGATGAAAACCACGACCACCCCGCCCGCTCAGGACGAGCCGCACATCGACCTCAGCCCGCTGGTGATCCACGAGATCAACCTCATCGGCTCGCGCTGCGGCCCGTTCCCCGATGCGCTCGAGGCGCTGAGTGCCCAGACAATCGACGTCGATAGCCTCATCAGTAAACGCATGAAACTCGCTGATGGCGTCGCCGCCCTCAAGGCCGCCACCCGTTCCGACACGATCAAGATCCTACTCGAGCCCTAA